Proteins encoded by one window of Syntrophorhabdaceae bacterium:
- a CDS encoding cobalamin B12-binding domain-containing protein, giving the protein MDTRPIKILVAKPGLDGHDRGAKVVAHALKEAGMEVIYTGLHRTVDQIVRIAIQEDVDVIGLSIMSGAHIPITERLVKKAREEGIDDKMVVVGGVIPVRDVLRLKELGVKGVFPGGTPFSEITSFINDNAKKS; this is encoded by the coding sequence TTGGACACGAGGCCCATCAAGATCTTAGTTGCGAAGCCCGGACTGGACGGACATGACCGCGGGGCGAAAGTGGTCGCCCACGCCCTCAAGGAAGCGGGTATGGAAGTGATATACACCGGACTTCACCGGACGGTGGATCAGATCGTCAGGATAGCGATCCAGGAGGATGTGGATGTCATCGGGTTGTCTATCATGAGCGGCGCACATATTCCCATAACCGAAAGGCTGGTGAAGAAGGCCCGCGAAGAGGGCATAGACGACAAGATGGTCGTCGTCGGCGGGGTCATACCGGTGAGGGATGTCCTCAGGCTCAAGGAACTGGGGGTCAAGGGAGTCTTCCCCGGGGGGACACCGTTCTCGGAGATCACCAGTTTCATCAATGACAACGCTAAGAAGTCCTGA
- a CDS encoding GntR family transcriptional regulator → MTGASKKTTSRTSPLKGIRALGKPRSMGDVAYDYLKQAIVKGDIPPGQRLIENQLSAQMEVSRVPVREAVKKLEQEGLVEKSGGRGFMVKGLTREEIEETLGIRALLESYAAYLATEHITDAILKKLEDSIGAYKKVFERKGNNTDRLMQLNTQFHEIIYEAAGSGKLYSLINSFRDAIHRYRRPLLGCEHYAKVSLRDHEDMVKAMRKKDKKRVEELVKKHILRGMDIIIQELDAGKTL, encoded by the coding sequence ATGACGGGAGCTTCGAAAAAGACAACGTCAAGGACAAGCCCGCTCAAAGGGATACGGGCTCTGGGTAAACCTCGTTCCATGGGGGACGTGGCCTACGATTACCTGAAGCAGGCGATCGTCAAGGGTGATATCCCTCCGGGGCAGCGGCTCATCGAGAACCAGCTTTCAGCGCAGATGGAAGTGAGCCGGGTTCCCGTACGGGAGGCGGTAAAGAAGCTGGAGCAGGAAGGCCTTGTGGAAAAGAGCGGGGGCCGCGGTTTCATGGTGAAAGGTCTCACCCGTGAGGAGATCGAGGAGACCCTCGGCATCAGGGCCCTTCTCGAAAGCTATGCCGCCTATCTCGCCACGGAACACATCACCGATGCGATATTGAAGAAGCTTGAGGACAGCATAGGCGCCTACAAGAAGGTCTTCGAAAGAAAAGGCAACAACACGGACAGGCTCATGCAGCTTAACACCCAGTTCCATGAGATCATATACGAGGCCGCGGGAAGCGGCAAACTCTATTCCCTGATAAACAGTTTCAGGGATGCCATTCATCGTTACCGACGGCCCCTTCTTGGCTGTGAACATTACGCAAAGGTCTCCCTGCGGGACCATGAGGACATGGTCAAAGCCATGCGCAAGAAGGACAAGAAGAGGGTCGAGGAACTGGTCAAGAAACACATCTTGCGAGGCATGGACATCATCATTCAGGAACTCGACGCAGGTAAAACGCTGTAG
- a CDS encoding 4Fe-4S dicluster domain-containing protein — translation MTMKVEEKIALNAMKNDTKSHIVLNQTICAGCKERMCIAVCPGHLYSLNEETGEMVVEYAGCLECGTCMIACIYGSITWDYPGGEYGVQYRFG, via the coding sequence ATGACGATGAAGGTCGAGGAAAAGATCGCCCTCAACGCGATGAAGAATGACACCAAAAGCCATATCGTTCTCAATCAGACGATCTGTGCGGGCTGCAAGGAGCGCATGTGCATTGCGGTCTGTCCCGGGCATCTCTATTCCCTCAACGAAGAGACGGGAGAGATGGTGGTAGAATATGCCGGATGCCTGGAATGCGGCACGTGCATGATAGCCTGCATCTATGGTTCCATAACGTGGGATTACCCGGGAGGCGAATATGGAGTTCAGTACAGGTTCGGTTGA